The Liolophura sinensis isolate JHLJ2023 chromosome 8, CUHK_Ljap_v2, whole genome shotgun sequence sequence ACAATGGTCCCAAAATGGATCCTTGTGGAATGCTGCATTTTACATAGCTAGGGACTGAGAGCGCGTCTTTGGATTTGACGTATTGTTTTCTCAAGGATAATTAACTGCTAAACCACTTGTTCGTAATCCCTCTAAACCCATAATAATCTAACTTATTAAGTAATATATGGTGGTTAACATGGTCTGACGCTTTTGCGAGATCCAAAAAGATCACAATGCTAAATTTATGTGCTTCCCTAGTAGGTTTTGACGTTTCACAGACATCGAACACTGCTCAGACGGTTGAATGGTTTGTCTAAAACCATACTGGTTATCGAATTATAGATTattatcagataaaaaaaatttctttatgaTGGCTACTGCTCATTCCATAACTTTTACTTAAACATGGCAAAATTTGGAATATTTGCATTATCTCCAGGTTTGAAAATTGGGGTCATGATGCTCGTTTTCATGAGCTCTGGAACAACACCTTGTCTAAATGACAAGTTAATTAGATGTCGGTAGGGTTCACTTATCAATTCGACAACCGCTTTAATTACAGATATTCTGACATCATCATAACCTGCCGCGCTATTTTTTAATTTGGATACCATGGACTTCCGTTGTACTGCAGCCGGTTGGAATAAACTCTGATTGATAATTGGATTTTAAAAAACCATTAAAACCAATTCTTGTAGTCGGTATTTTTGATTCTAGTTCCGCTACAACTGGGCAGAAATGGTTATTAAAAGGATTAGCAATATCTTTATAACCAATAACCTCGATTTCATTGACTTTAAACTTATCAGGACAGACTgccaatttatttttattcattaattcattaacaCCTTCCAAAAAGATTTAATGTTGTTGATGAataagttaatttatttacatagtattttctttttgctagcggtttaatttatttctatatgCTCGGTATTGATAAGATATTAACGGATCATTATTATTAGGGTGTTTACAAAAGAGTTTGTTCTCCTCTCGAATAGAATGAAGGAGAGCTGGAGATATCCATCGTTTAATAATACCTTTTTTCGAAGTTTTGGTTATGATTGGGAAACATTCCTTATAAATAGTATTAAATTCGGATGAAGAAATGTCATTTGTACCGACTAATGTTTGAATTATGTTATTCCAGTTAATGGGCtacaactgtttatttattatctatttatttatgtatttattcgattggtgttttacaccctactcaagaatatttgacttatatttgaccattcgcaggtttaCAACTGTTTACATGAGGTGGAGTAAGGTggtaataaatgaaagcattgaTCATTGACACGGTCTTGTCATACGTGCTACAGgcactgtaaaacaaacatcTTTCTCATGCGGAAAGTTAGCCACTTTGGTCACTTTTATAAGTCGATATCTGTCATTATTTAcctcaatatatatgtatatatgcatatatatacacacacacacacatatacatatatatatatatatatatatatatatatatatatatatatatatatatatatatatatatatatatatatatatatatatatatatatatatattgcatgtatataagCTATCGCTTATGTGGGCAAACATATATGCcgtaaacataaacaatatacGATAACaatattcgatttatttatttatttgatggatgtttaacgccgttctcaagaatatttcacttatacgacgacggtcagcattgtgatgggaggaaaccggggagagcaaCAAATTCGAAACTATAGACAGACATACAAATGCAATAATTTTTCCCAATGCTTTAAGCAATAGAACATTTAAGCAGTTTGGAGAGTTGATAAGCCAAATATAAACACGTTTGCACATGTAGTTAACTGAAGATACAATGATACTTTTAAATTATTGCAGACATGTGTATTAATTTACATGATATTAATTACCATGTTCCTCCATTATATTGATGATTTCCTCTGCCATCTTACATGATATTTTAATTACCTGCAGCTACAATTGAAAAAGCAATTTTCATACAGGTACATAGCCTTGAGGAAGTTTATTTAATGTGGCCTTTCATTCGGGCATGTGGGCATACTACAGGTTGTTTTGCTTCATAACAAATGGTGCCTATAATACAGCCTTCAATTGCAGTTCTACAATAGATTAGGCCCCGTCTTCAAGTCGGATCGGATTCCAGCCATTAATCATGCAAAGACATATTTGGTCGTCGTTGTTTTTCCTGATAACTGGTATTGGGTGCTTGGCAGCTGCGATGTACCCGGAATCTACAGAGAGAAACAGCTGCCGAATTGAACTAGGGCAAACAACGTCAGGTGGCGGGTAAGTTGTGCTGATTTTTAAAAGTCGTCATCTCCATCGTTCTTTTTGTTCTCCACATTACCCACTCACTACAGTCGTTGTCTTCATCGTTTGTTTTTATTGCTCTCCACATTACCCACCTATGATTATTCACTACAGTCGTTATCTATCCTCCGCCACTTCCTGTCGCTACCATGCGTCCGGCCCTTATTCCTCCATCATTAATGGTTTCCTCCTTTCCTACCTAATTCCCCTGTCACCAACTTCCCTTTGACCGTTGTTCTATCATTTCTGATAGTTTCCCTTGTCACCAAGTCTTATGTCGCCCACTTGCCTATAACCGTCATTCCTTCATTATTGATGGTTTCCCTTATCACCTTATTCCCACTTACCTAATTCTTCTGTCGCCAACTTCCCTTTGACCGATGTTCTACGATCACTGATGGTTTCCTTTATAACCTACTTTCCTTTTCGTCCACTTGCCTACAACCGCAATTCCTCCATGATTTGTGGTTTCCCTTATCATCTACGCCCACTTGACTACAACCGTCATTTTCCTTTTATTAATGAtttcctttggcaccttatatcCCCATCACGCACTTGCCAGGTGACAGTTACGGCTCCATTATCGATAGTTCATCTATAAGACCATTATTCCTCCGTTACACTGATGATTTCCTCTGCCACCTTATACACCGTCGTCCAGTTGCCTAAGACCATTATTCCTCCATTATTGATGATTTCCTCTGACATCTTATACACCGTCGTCCAGTTGCCTAAGACCATTATTCCTCCATTATATTGATAATTTCTTAAGCTACCTTATACACTTTCGTCTCAGTTGCCTGACCGTTATTCCTCCATTATATTGATGATTTCCTCTGCCATCTTACACACCGTCGTCCAGTTGCCTAAGACCATTATTCCTCCATTATTGATGATTTCCTCTGGCATCTTATACACCGTCGTCCAGTTGCCTAAGACCATTATTCCTCCATTATATTGATAATTTCTTAAGCTACCTTATACACCCTCGTCTCAGTTGCCTGACCGTTATTCCTCCATTATATTGATGACTTCCTCTGCCATCTTACACACCGTCGTCCTCTTGCCTAAGGCCGTTATTCCTCCGTTACACTGGTGATTTCCTCTGCCACCTTATACACCCTCGTCTCAGTTGCCTAAGAAAGTTGTTCCTCCTTTAGTGATGTCTCTTCAGCCAACTTATACCCCTGTTGGCCACTTGCCTAAGGCCGTTATTCCTCcattgttgatgatttcctctGCCACACTATACCCCGTCGTCCAGTTGCCTAAGACCGTTACTCCTATATCATTGATGGTGTTCTCTGCCACCTAATATCCCTGTCGTCCAATCGTCCAAAAGGAAACAGAAGTGGTCATAGACCAGCATACAGCAATTTGTCAGTCCTGGTCAAACGAAAAGCAAGAGAAGACAACTTCCCTCAGATATTCACGAGAATGCCTTTATCATTGCACATTCTTTACCTTCTAATACTACAGGTTGGTTCCTGTTCTAAACAAGACTCAAGCCGCATTACTGCTGATCGTCGGATTTGGTGGCTTTTCCCTCTTCTTGGCTGTACTCTACAAAACCATTCGTAGACGGGTTTTCCATGACGTTAACAAGCTGGACTCCACCTTTGACGCCGGGGGTAACATAACATGGAGCCTGACCGCGGTGACAGTTGCCTCTCAGTTCTTCTGGCCTGGGGATATTCTACACAGCGCCACACTGACCGCAAAGGTACCGTTTCTTCCAAGTTAGTGGTCTTCAGTACGTAGATAAGGAATCTTCGTGGAGTAGAGTTATATTTTTACAGTACCGCGAGTTTGATATGTTATACTGTACTGTATAGTGGTATAAAAGCGTGAAGCTGTGATTTGTGTCTAAGTGTACAACATAACCTGCGTGACCCAGTCGTgggtgggaaggtttgccagcaacagCAATGTGGTGGTCagttcccccgtgctctgcccggattcctaccaccataatgctggccgacgtcgtataagtgaaatattcttaagtacggcgtcaaacaccaatcaaataaattaataaataaataacctgcATGTAGTATACCCACTTTGGTAACAGGAAGTTCATTTTGCAAATAGGTACTTTAATCATTTTTCTCGTCGTTATTACAGATAGGCGTGGCTGGGTCATTTTGGTACTCAGTGGGCATTTTGATTAATATCCTGCTGTTCCCGATGTTCTCCGTTGCTTTGAAGACAAAAGCTCCGGGGACGAAAACATACTTACAGGTAAGTGTGCAGAACTGCGTGAAATCTATGGACAGACAACTTCAAAATTAACTCCAGTCGTGCAATGGTGTAGAATACCATCTTAGAGCTGTGTTAGATAGTGTGTAACCGTTCTGTGTTCCAAAAAACCATTGCGTTCATGGTGATCATCACATCATgcaataaatgcataaattcttTCATATCTTGCGCATAAGATAAGTGGCCAACAGAAATCTAGAAGTATTTCATTCTCTGGATATCATTATGATGTCGTGGACGTGAGATCATTTGCATGCCGTTCGCACAAAATCTTTACAAAATCGTCTACTACTAGTGCTCTTGAGGTCTTCTCAGAGTCATTCGCATAACTTTACCTTATCCTTGATCAATTACCTCATGCGCTTGActcttaatttttaaaaaatcgttttttcttttattagacctaaactttttttttgttataaaccGTTATGTTTTTCTTGAAGAATCTTTCtgaataataattaataacaaTAATGTCATTTTTAAGGCTTCTTAATTACAGGAGCTTAATTATAATCTGTGTACATTGACACGCCAATATAATAATCCATCATAGCATTCTTGCTGCAGAAGGACCTCCGTggccagcatggtgcaatgaccctgCAGCCTCCCACCAAAGTGGTCACTGAGAGTTCATCTCATCCTGTGTCCGCCTCCGGGCGTACCTCGGAAGGTCTCCAAGCAGATGGTCcagtttttctcccaccatgatgtggccgccgtcttataagtgaaatattcttgagtacggcgtaaaacacaaatcaaaaaaaaaaataataataattactgtTGCTGCAAGAGCGTCATgctgtgtgtatacatgaatCAGAAAGGTCATGAATACAGCTTCAATGTTCCTTGTATTATTATCCCATTGTTGATATTATTATAGATCTCCCTTCTGTTCTGTAGATATTCCGTGTTCGGTTTGGCCGCCCAGCTCACATCGTGTTTTGTGGCTTTGCCTTGGTAACCGTCGTCATGATTATGACGTGCACTCTGCTGGCCGGAAAGGCCCTGATACAGTCCTTGGTGGAGGACGTTTCCGATGAGTTTGTCCTCATGACCATGGCCTTTCTCTTCGGTTCTTACTCCCTCGTCGGTGGCCTGGGAACAACCTTTTATGTCTCCTACTTCAACGCCTGTCTCGTGTATATAATCCTAATAGCATTTGCTGCCAAGATCGTCTACTTTCCTCCGGAGGACTTGGATGTTTCCCGGACCAAACTCGGTAACatcagcgccatctatgatgccTTAGTGTGTTTGGAAGGTCCAGAAGGAAACACGGAGCGGAGTTATCTCACCTTTCAGTCGTCGTTGGGGTTCCTCTACGGCACGCTTTCCGTTTTTTTTGGGTACCTCTACCACGTTTTGCGACCAGGCGTTATGGCAGAGCCGTATTGCCGCCAAACCTTTACCCGGTGTTTTCGGCTTCCTGGCTGCGGCTTTAATATGGTTCACTGTCCCAATGACAATGGCGTCAGCGACAGGTATAGGTTACCTGGCTTTGTCGTACCAGAACGGCACCCATTTACTCACGCTTAACGAACTTAATGAAGGTAAGAGCATGTTAAATACACATcctaaaatatttgatttattcattcgattagtgttttacaccctactcaagaatatttcatttatacgaaggcagccaacattgtggtgtgaggaaacaCCGCAGAGCCCAGGAAacacccacgaccttccgcaaaTTGCTCATAGATCTTTCCACACATCCTATCAGAATAATATTTAATAGCGGTTCAAGGGAGAGCAATTAAACATTGTTATTACGGTACGTCTAATATCGGTGGCTTGTACCTAATGCTTCGCAGGTATTGCGAAAAACCGGTATTGCGCAATGTCAGGGatgttggggggagggggaagtgGCCATTCTAAATTCGCTTCCTCCGTAGTCGGTTTTTGTTTTTCGAGGGGAAATGAaaacatcatttttctttttccattaAATTAGTCATTAACCATATTGGCAAAACCATAATGGAGCTTTGTAGATTAGAAATAATTAAACGCTTTCTCCAGAGCGAAGTTTTTTAACTTAGCAtaaaagtgtttgtttttttttatctctgtttTTTTAGAGCGAAATTAAATATGTGAATTTATGATACCAGCGAAGGCTAGTAAATATTGACTAATTGCAGCAATAAACGCAACAGCAACGGCAGCAAGCGGTTAGCCATATTAGAATCAAAATTCTTGTTTtcttgatatatatacatgtatatatataagagtTAACCTGACCCTATATTGCCTGCGTTCAGACGGCGATCCCATACAATTTAGAAATTCTACCTTAGTGCCCCATATAAGGAAGATTATTAGTTATTGGTTATTTCACATTACACTCAAAAAGTTTGAAGTTATATGGTGAGCTTTATATGGGTGAAGCAAACTGCAGGGCCAGGAGAATCATCAACCTTCGACAGGTTGCAGACGAACTTTCCAACGTTTTACGTAGGctacacactcaaaaaattaatctgttaagtttaccAGAAAGTCTGTactctgagtgatgctagaatgtattctgttattgtagcagattgttctgttaaatataacacacatgttttattaatttagcATGAAGATgctgttatgttgaatatgccACAATGTTGTGTTGTAAAGATAGAATACCTTTTAgtatcattcagacaacagactatctgttaacattaacataatattttttgagtgaCGGATTGCGcgccatattggtagaagacatGTGGTCTCCAACGACTGTTAGACTGTACAAACGGCCCCAGGAGCGCGGATGACCGCTGACTATCCACAAGCCCCAAAACATAATGACTAGTCCCTATATGGTGGAATCAACAAATGTTCCGTCGAAGGCCGGCATTGAACTCAAACCGTTTGTGCCTCCTGACTGGAGTAAGACAACTTAACTAAAACCTATCACTGGGCCACGTCCGTTCGCCTCAGAATCTATTTGCCTGTACCTTACTTTAATTTGCCCATCCCCCTCAAACCTTCACAAACACACACCCGCATGCACGCACacacatgaacaaataaatagttAGAGATTCTGTATTATACTGGTGTGACAGTTGTACagacataacaaaaaattcgTGACCCGAATCCAGGACAGAGGCCAAAATTACTCTTCAAAATCGGACGAATGAAAAGGCCTTAACTGCTTAAATTACATGTCCCTCAAATTGTTTTTGTTAAGTCTCCGTCATTTGAGGACTTGGAGaggaattttttaaaactcttCCTGACGAAATTAACTATAAATGCTGTTATTTTGATcagcgaaaaaaaaagagaaggtCTGCTtggctgtaggctttctagagagaCCGTTATATCAAACCAGGACCTTGTTATAAATCTTTAGGAATCCTTACGAACTAATCACACGAACACTGGGaatgaacagaatgtacacccAAAAATGCtaatgatagaatgtattctgttattctaACACAATACCCTGTGATATTCACCAAaatatcctgttagtgtaatacaatatttatgttgaattaatagaatatgtgtgttatagttCACAGAGTAATCTGCTGCGatagcaaaatacattctagcatcactcagactacagactttctgttaaatttaacagattatttttttagtgtagcgATTTAAAGACCAGGCTGATTTACTTTCGTAGTTTATATGCACCAGGTCATGCAGGATGATACGAACACTGTCATATAAAGCAAAGAGCGATGTCGGGCGGTACATGTCGGTGCCGACTGAGGGCACAACGCATGGTAACATTTTTCTGAACAGCGTGTATGGCATTGTATGCTTTGAAATTAAAGGGTAAATGATTTAGcaaattttactatttatttctAGGCAAACATTACTGTTTATTTACCTGTGCTCGATTTCTTCATCACTTTATGGCCACCTTACTTTATCAGGTCTAGCAACACCACTAGTGGCAGAGCGTATACTAGGCCAGGCTGGTGGCGTCATGATCCTCACCATGGGAACAATGGCTGTCATGTCAACGGGAAGTGGCGAGATCATGGGTCTATCTGCCATCATCATCTATGACATTTATCAGGTGTATATAAAGCCTTTCAGGTCAGTTTTGCTCCCAGTATCCTATATTTGCAGACATTTCACGGAAAAAAATTATCTACCATTTTAAAGATGGTTTAGGTCAGGAAATTTACTTGGCATACCTTACGACGTTCACTTTGTAAGGCCTTGACTTTTAGATTACTTTGAGTCGTATATTCGGCGTTTTTTTcaatttatgttttaatataaaaggCTCTTTTTTTGGCAGGGGGGCAGGGGTGCAGGGAAGTCCTGAATacacaattcattttttttttaatattcaaattttcaGGAGGCTCCTAATCAGCACCAATTGTATCTTGTGCGGAAAGATCCCTAAAGGCATGAAGTCCACAACAGAATGTGAAGAAAATGGCGATCattttgttgaagaaaaaacCTGTAGGTGTATATCGGTGGAGAAATGTGAAAGCTGTATCCAAGATATAACAACACTGCAGTCTGGAGAAAAGCTGGGATACAACCAGACATATACGTGCCCAACCCACGGGTCTTACAGGGCCTATCAAGATCATTTAGTGCAAGCAAAGAACTGGTGTATCCTTCTGGTAACGATCTCCTTGGTGCCGTCTGGACTGCTGATCTTTGGGTCAGGAATCGACCTGAACTGGGCATACTATTTCGGCTCCATTTTCATCATACCATGCCTCTTTCCGGTAATTTTTGCCATTGTCTGGGCCAAAGCCACTGCAGTTGGATTAATATCTGGTGAGCTTCTTTCAAATATAGTGTCTTGTCACTTGCAGTAGATAAACGTTCTTTGTAAAGAagctatacatacatgcaaacgATATGTCCCTggaatggattttttttttgtaaacccTTGTTTAATCCTTGTGATCCTATAGTCATTGTTTGGGTGTCGTTTAGTTCCGT is a genomic window containing:
- the LOC135473485 gene encoding uncharacterized protein LOC135473485, giving the protein MYPESTERNSCRIELGQTTSGGGLVPVLNKTQAALLLIVGFGGFSLFLAVLYKTIRRRVFHDVNKLDSTFDAGGNITWSLTAVTVASQFFWPGDILHSATLTAKIGVAGSFWYSVGILINILLFPMFSVALKTKAPGTKTYLQIFRVRFGRPAHIVFCGFALVTVVMIMTCTLLAGKALIQSLVEDVSDEFVLMTMAFLFGSYSLVGGLGTTFYVSYFNACLVYIILIAFAAKIVYFPPEDLDVSRTKLGNISAIYDALVCLEGLATPLVAERILGQAGGVMILTMGTMAVMSTGSGEIMGLSAIIIYDIYQVYIKPFRRLLISTNCILCGKIPKGMKSTTECEENGDHFVEEKTCRCISVEKCESCIQDITTLQSGEKLGYNQTYTCPTHGSYRAYQDHLVQAKNWCILLVTISLVPSGLLIFGSGIDLNWAYYFGSIFIIPCLFPVIFAIVWAKATAVGLISGALAGLALGLSSALIAASTLEGGLTEFLLNTAHEFTITVGCYTAFLVSLLVCVVVSLLTHNIKSGRDALAEWEKTHQIDNPLNPWHLNFRQELEGADYTYRPSLEQLARAFKPARYSAIIGGLALVVLGIGVMPGVMSIFPVLSLTEFTGWMTFCHVWAVVMGIVVVFVAPIEEILKILKQRKINKAKGKGNLWLNDYDRKSTTETYLNDTLLSKK